A window from Candidatus Methylacidiphilales bacterium encodes these proteins:
- a CDS encoding relaxase/mobilization nuclease domain-containing protein — MLGRLDFCTDAHKLWRYIYSKHATPLDANVPDTRHPEALQLLLRDKLAHISIAIAQKGTLPVTDTMAQNIGRSFIQRYAYYAQLPDICQRLDALVAQGTALPPPQPYPLDAFPYAIVRHHDTNHEHIHIALGCYGLQGERIEMRPTRYARRLMEVILRQLEREMDLPGMRYSWEIRAEQGKHNSIETWAARQIGGSKGINTLKQAIKDAMAQADSWEQFRNQCQAHGIELIRSDTPDAYGKLAYKYRGIYLKPRQLGEDYGWQAIEQQLERNRTHQRSR; from the coding sequence ATGCTCGGACGCCTGGACTTCTGCACCGACGCTCACAAACTCTGGCGCTACATCTATTCCAAACACGCCACCCCACTCGACGCAAACGTGCCAGATACGCGCCACCCCGAAGCACTCCAACTACTCCTGCGCGATAAACTCGCTCACATTAGCATCGCTATCGCGCAAAAAGGAACCCTACCCGTAACCGATACAATGGCGCAAAACATCGGACGCAGCTTTATCCAACGCTACGCCTACTACGCCCAACTACCAGATATCTGCCAGCGCCTCGATGCACTAGTAGCGCAAGGAACAGCTTTGCCGCCACCACAACCCTACCCGCTCGACGCATTCCCCTACGCAATCGTGCGACACCACGACACAAACCATGAACACATCCATATCGCACTTGGTTGCTACGGACTACAGGGCGAACGCATCGAGATGAGACCAACACGCTATGCACGCCGCCTGATGGAGGTTATTCTGCGACAGCTCGAACGCGAAATGGACCTACCTGGTATGCGCTACTCCTGGGAAATTAGGGCGGAGCAGGGAAAGCACAACAGCATCGAAACCTGGGCCGCACGCCAAATCGGCGGCAGCAAGGGCATCAACACACTCAAACAAGCAATCAAAGACGCAATGGCGCAAGCCGACTCCTGGGAACAGTTCCGCAATCAATGCCAAGCACACGGCATCGAACTGATCCGCTCCGATACCCCCGACGCATACGGCAAACTCGCCTATAAATACCGCGGCATCTACCTGAAACCACGACAACTCGGAGAAGACTATGGCTGGCAGGCAATTGAACAGCAGCTCGAACGCAATCGAACGCATCAAAGAAGTCGCTAG